A stretch of Buteo buteo chromosome 9, bButBut1.hap1.1, whole genome shotgun sequence DNA encodes these proteins:
- the NHERF4 gene encoding Na(+)/H(+) exchange regulatory cofactor NHE-RF4 yields MPSGWVLPRLSKVLGLEGDKKSIIKFEFNPKDGIDNPALSLTEDTDGKGVGEPRFYLLSKGSTETFGFCLHEELGCQGHVIRQVELGGLAQRRGLQDGDRLLQVNGHFVDHMDHRRVVQKIKASGNQVLLAVLDSNSYEAAKALGRDLSQMLPADIRPRLCHITRDKSGFGFSVSGPEGIKGTFQLSVRQGGPAEKAGVPPGSWLLEVNGASVRSYSHAQLTRKLKQSSSKVTLLVASSAVEEFYRLRGLRITAALADTSWLPFKVRELHMVKGPAGYGFLLKEDDCSSGATGQFLWDVDAGLPAEQAGMKEGDRLLAVNGESIEGLDHQQTVLRIRAHDDQVTLLVIDPAGDEFYQSIGLSPLLFFEDSDPASGSCMPSLPSPSGSPGLCHIEVGPKGPGSWLVATSSSIGFTQSPCQEEQRRLHQAF; encoded by the exons ATGCCTAGTGGTTGGGTGCTACCAAGGCTATCAAAGGTGCTGG gGCTCGAGGGTGACAAGAAGTCCATCAT aaaatttgaATTTAACCCCAAAGATGGGATCGACAACCCTGCCTTGTCGCTGACTGAGGATACGG ATGGCAAGGGCGTGGGGGAGCCCCGCTTCTACCTCCTGAGCAAGGGCAGCACAGAGACTTTCGGCTTCTGCCTCCACGAGGAGCTGGGCTGCCAGGGCCACGTCATCCGGCAGGTCGAGCTGGGGGGTCTGGCCCAGCgcagggggctgcaggatggggacCGGCTCCTCCAGGTTAACGGCCACTTTGTGGATCACATGGACCACCGCAGG GTGGTGCAGAAGATCAAGGCCAGTGGCAACCAGGTCCTACTGGCGGTGCTGGACAGCAACTCCTACGAAGCAGCCaaagccctgggcagggacctGTCACAGATGCTGCCAGCTGACATCCGCCCACGCCTCTGCCACATCACGCGGGACAAAAGCGGTTTTGGCTTCAGTGTGTCGGGTCCAGAAG GCATAAAGGGCACCTTCCAGCTGTCAGTGAGGCAGGGTGGGCCAGCGGAGAAAGCAGGGGTGCCACCAGGCTCCTGGCTCCTGGAGGTGAATGGGGCCAGCGTGAGGAGCTACTCACACGCGCAGCTCACCAGAAAG CttaagcagagcagcagcaaggtgaCGCTGCTGGTGGCGTCCAGTGCTGTGGAGGAGTTTTACCGCCTGCGAGGTCTGCGGATCACAGCTGCATTGGCAGATACCTCCTGGCTCCCCTTCAAGGTCCGGGAGCTGCACATGGTGAAGGGTCCAGCTGGTTATGGATTTCTGCTCAAGGAGGATGACTGCAGCTCAGGGGCCACAG GCCAGTTCCTGTGGGACGTGGATGCAGGGCTGCCGGCTGAGCAGGCAGGGATGAAGGAAGGGGACCGTCTCCTGGCTGTGAATGGTGAGAGCATTGAGGGTCTGGACCACCAGCAGACGGTGCTCAGGATCCGCGCCCATGATGACCAGGTGACGCTGCTGGTCATCGACCCTGCTGGCGATGAGTTCTATCAGTCA ATCGGGCTGTCCCCTCTGCTGTTCTTTGAGGACAGTGACCCTGCCTCAGGCTCCTGCATGCCCTCCTTGCCCTCTCCCAGTGGCTCCCCTGGACTCTGTCACATTGAGGTGGGACCAAAGGGACCTGGCTCCTGGCTGGTGGCTACTAGCAGCAGTATAGGGTTCACACAG AGCCCAtgccaggaggagcagaggaggcTGCACCAGGCGTTCTAG
- the NLRX1 gene encoding NLR family member X1, producing the protein MSWAMQCQSYLPWGSWTQLRRSLSGSRGTRSVYLCAASVPGAAGSYFLRKVPRTSDISLPRGCVRYQGGSQEHSVQPSSSRHSQSQLRNVASSDAIKKHKKSLSAWFSHQPNEERQFGPSFSLDAVHVDPVIRESSLEEILKPSPDLTIQNQLQQPCSQVISLQNLFDVDACGRQVKNVVLYGTVGTGKSTLIKKMVVDWCHGRLPRFELVIPFSCEDLSHSHAPISLRRLITKKYQHLRDVVPMLGASNLKVLFILNGLERLNLDFRLAGTELCCDPNEPVPPSAIVVNLLRKYLLPEASIIVTTRPSAVRRIPGKYVGRYAEICGFSDTNLQKLYFQMRLSQPGCSGENSAGSSSGEQENLVEMLSRNLERHNQIAAACFLPSYCWLVCTTLHFLYFTRTVPPSQTLTGIYTSFLRLNFSGEVLDSTDPTNISMMKYVAKTVGKLAYEGVMSRKTCFAEDDLQQCFEVEMKTESELNLLDVFRSDVFRFFLTPCVQPGKEHTFVFTIPAMQEYLAALYVVLGEKKTLAQRVGKELSEVIGKVSEDVAVVLNIISKVLPLRFLPVLFNLLKIFPRYFSRLSGKDRDAIAHTMAEELFKEEDYYNDDVLDQINSSILGVEGPMRHPDEAPDDEVFELFPIFMGGILSRRNRAILEQLGCSIKNLAAFEIAKAMKKTVIRNSRKGLPPSELMDYLFFLHEFQNERFTAEAIRSLRTVNLSSVKMTPLKCSVLASVMGTTCHEVEELNLTSCNLDTSSLRILFPVLLRCKALHLQLNSLGSDACKEIRDLLLHDKCVVSNLRLANNPLGKQGAQYLAEALAGNRSLTHLSLLHTALGDQGVEVIAQHLAANQHLQELNLGYNSLTDTAALRVVEVAKKHATLDKVHLYFNDISEDGKQVLHSLRMDRDGVRALVFLTAGTDVSDYWSNILNVVQRNLPFWDRERVQQHLALILQDLESSRRQTANPWRKAKFLRVESEVKKMLGKLQHGTL; encoded by the exons ATGTCGTGGGCCATGCAATGCCAGAGCTACCTGCCCTGGGGCAGCTGGACGCAGCTGCGTCGATCCCTGTCAGGGAGCAGGGGGACCCGGAGTGTGTATCTGTGTGCTGCTTCAGTGCCAG gtgctgcaggcagctaCTTCCTCAGGAAGGTCCCTCGCACAAGTGACATCTCTCTCCCCAG GGGCTGTGTTCGCTACCAGGGAGGGTCCCAGGAGCACTctgtccagcccagctcctctcGCCACAGCCAGTCCCAGCTGAGGAACGTGGCCTCTTCTG ATGCCATCAAGAAACACAAGAAGAGCCTGTCTGCATGGTTCAGCCACCAGCCAAATGAAGAGAGGCAGTTCGGCCCTTCCTTCTCACTGGATGCAGTCCACGTGGACCCAGTGATCCGGGAGAGCTCCCTGGAAGAGATCCTGAAGCCCTCGCCTGACCTAACCATCCAGaaccagctccagcagccctgcagccaagTTATCAGCCTCCAGAACCTTTTCGATGTGGATGCCTGTGGGCGGCAGGTGAAGAATGTGGTGCTGTATGGCACCGTGGGCACAGGGAAGAGCACCCTCATCAAGAAGATGGTGGTGGACTGGTGCCACGGTCGCCTACCCCGCTTTGAGTTGGTCATCCCCTTCTCCTGCGAGGACCTGTCCCATAGTCATGCCCCCATCTCCCTGCGGCGCCTCATAACCAAGAAGTACCAGCACCTCCGGGATGTGGTGCCGATGCTAGGCGCTTCCAACCTCAAGGTTCTTTTCATCCTCAATGGCCTGGAGCGCCTCAACTTGGACTTCCGGCTGGCTGgcacagagctgtgctgtgaCCCCAATGAGCCTGTGCCTCCCTCTGCCATCGTGGTCAACCTGCTGCGAAAATACCTCCTGCCAGAG GCCAGCATCATCGTCACCACACGCCCATCAGCGGTGCGCCGGATCCCTGGCAAGTATGTGGGCCGCTATGCCGAGATCTGTGGCTTCTCCGACACTAACCTGCAGAAGCTGTACTTCCAGATGCGTCTcagccagcctggctgcagtGGAGAGAACAGTGCAGGTAGCAGCTCAGGTGAGCAGGAAAACCTGGTGGAGATGTTGTCAAGGAACTTGGAGCGCCACAACCAAATAGCTGCTGCCTGCTTCTTGCCCTCTTACTGCTGGCTGGTGTGCACCACGCTGCACTTCCTCTACTTCACCAGGACAGTGCCTCCCAGCCAGACCCTGACTGGCATCTACACCAGCTTCCTGAGGCTCAACTTCAGTGGGGAGGTGCTGGACAGCACCGACCCCACCAACATCTCCATGATGAAGTACGTGGCCAAGACGGTGGGCAAGCTGGCCTACGAAGGGGTGATGTCCCGCAAGACCTGCTTCGCAGAGGATGACCTGCAGCAGTGCTTTGAGGTGGAGATGAAGACTGAAAGTGAGCTCAACCTCCTGGACGTCTTCCGCAGTGACGTCTTCCGCTTCTTCCTCACTCCGTGTGTGCAGCCAGGAAAAGAGCACACCTTTgtcttcaccatccctgctATGCAGGAGTACCTGGCAGCCCTGTATGTGGTGCTGGGTGAGAAGAAGACCCTGGCACAGAGAGTGGGGAAGGAGCTGTCAGAGGTCATTGGGAAGGTGAGTGAAGATGTTGCTGTCGTTCTGAATATCATCTCCAAGGTGCTGCCCTTGCGCTTCCTGCCAGTGCTCTTCAATCTGCTCAAAATCTTCCCTCGCTACTTCTCCCGGCTGAGTGGTAAGGACCGGGATGCTATTGCCCACACCATGGCAGAGGAGCTGTTCAAAGAGGAGGACTACTACAATGATGATGTCTTGGACCAGATCAATTCCAGCATCCTGGGTGTGGAGGGCCCCATGCGCCACCCTGATGAAGCCCCTGATGATGAGGTCTTTGAGCTCTTCCCCATCTTCATGGGTGGGATACTGTCCCGCCGTAACCGCGCCATCCTTGAGCAGCTGGGCTGCTCCATCAAGAACCTGGCAGCCTTTGAGATCGCCAAGGCCATGAAGAAGACGGTCATCAGGAACAGCCGCAAGGGCCTGCCCCCCTCCGAGCTGATGGACTACCTCTTCTTCCTGCATGAGTTCCAGAACGAGCGCTTCACAGCTGAGGCCATCCGCTCCCTCCGGACTGTCAACCTCTCATCCGTCAAGATGACCCCTCTCAAGTGCTCTGTCCTGGCGTCTGTCATGGGCACCACGTGCCACGAGGTGGAGGAGCTGAACCTGACCTCCTGCAACCTTGACACCAGCAGCTTGAGGATCCTCTTCCCTGTCCTGCTGCGATGCAAAGCTCTCCA TCTGCAGCTCAACAGCCTGGGCTCTGATGCCTGCAAGGAAATCCGCGACCTGCTCCTGCATGACAAGTGCGTGGTGAGCAACCTGCG GCTGGCAAATAACCCCCTGGGCAAGCAGGGGGCACAATACCTGGCCGAGGCACTGGCAGGCAACCGCTCGCTGACCCATTTGTCCCTGCTGCACACCGCGCTGGGGGACCAAGGTGTCGAGGTCATTGCTCAGCACCTGGCCGCAAACCAGCACCTCCAGGAGCTCAACCTGGGCTACAACTCCTTGACGGACACAGCAGCCCTGCGTGTGGTGGAGGTGGCCAAAAAGCACGCAACACTGGACAAAGTGCA TCTGTACTTCAACGACATCAGTGAGGACGGCAAGCAGGTACTTCACAGCCTGCGCATGGACCGGGACGGCGTCAGAGCGCTGGTCTTCCTAACAGCAGGCACCGATGTCTCCGACTACTGGTCCAACATCCTGAATGTGGTGCAGAGGAACCTGCCTTTCTGGGACCGCGAGCGGGTTCAGCAGCACCTTGCCCTCATCCTGCAGGATCTGGAGAGCAGCCGGAGACAGACTGCCAACCCCTGGAGGAAAGCCAAGTTCCTACGAGTCGAGAGTGAGGTCAAGAAGATGCTGGGGAAACTGCAGCATGGGACCCTCTAA